Proteins from one Pelorhabdus rhamnosifermentans genomic window:
- a CDS encoding AAA family ATPase: MNGLDAVMLGKPAVFWQGQRVIFPFSKMEALLYYLLVKGSATRGEIAGLLWSDMEDVIAKKNLRNTLYLLKKQISSDLLLLPSRSLIALNPLVVNSIDVQQFEEEVPHSLELWDGDFLTGFFCKDADLFEEWVNERRDGLKEEYITRLTKQIIKLINDKKYSEAKQYLKRLISVDEYNESAYRVLMKICGRTGKESEIVAIYHQLERKLTNELGIKTDDRTKAIYERVTSRKMSENWSSEQLSGEVFFGRDQELGWLRHWVETFLKGQKTKQLAILHGEQGVGKSAIVTRLLEKVPLTGTLLLRTQCYQAEVNYPYKVWSSVFLQVMAILTKEQVAVPTLWRQVISYIFPAVADSEDFTLPNLISNVHMIQPTMIEEIMCGLLGKLAELKKIILVVEDIQWMDSQGLLVLKNFLRMYPSQTIAMATCRSEYLDSFDGLMGEWEKNGLIEWLAVERFSPESVAEFSKLMFPAKRIKPELLHKLYDYTEGNALFLVECFKLIQMGQDIRRLSSRLQSVLKERVSGLSENGRKVLDMTSAFFRDATYEELVAVCGLNEFDLVEAIEELQQKKLVLEINVPERRGPIYQFCHGLIREYVYSQMSLSRQKMIHYRIGVHLEKLISVDFRARGLYFAVRYHYLQAGEKLKVLEYTIKIAEKYSCPHYEMYPELSDYPMYCNEGLSQRLQITEHLEQIESLITCLKEEVEGEERLSRFKAAYLEMLGRYYIWKGEHRKGIKAIHQLLRLATVKDYLDYQIKGYQQVIYCGIQIRNSKLIERFADALFKKAHEANMKERMAAALRFKGLAAALQNEKFVAEQYYRQSIMLFKRLNVGQGTYAIHIAAAYNYIGDLRHMDRHHLEALSYYEKAIHLYGQRYIGEGLSIVYINAGYTAFQLGDYVKACQYLAGALNDGNQQQGYWRLRSYCTLNCVQALIAVREQRLQEGRHYLEKADDFFVKYHDLYQAGIVLRTKAEIRSAMGRDEKVRTFFEDYLTLSMQEYYRQGKAIFEKLGNGYELESLDVIV, encoded by the coding sequence TTGAACGGATTAGATGCAGTCATGCTAGGCAAGCCAGCTGTTTTTTGGCAGGGGCAAAGAGTGATTTTTCCGTTTTCAAAAATGGAAGCGCTGTTATACTATCTTTTGGTGAAAGGCAGTGCGACTCGTGGTGAAATTGCCGGATTATTATGGAGTGATATGGAAGATGTTATTGCGAAGAAAAATCTGCGCAATACGCTTTATTTACTAAAAAAACAAATTTCGAGTGACTTGTTGTTGTTACCATCGCGCTCCCTTATTGCACTGAATCCATTGGTCGTGAATTCGATTGATGTGCAACAGTTTGAAGAAGAAGTACCCCATTCGCTGGAACTATGGGACGGAGATTTTTTAACTGGATTTTTTTGTAAGGATGCCGATTTGTTTGAGGAATGGGTAAATGAGCGACGAGACGGACTGAAAGAAGAATATATTACCCGATTAACTAAACAAATTATTAAGCTTATTAATGATAAAAAATATAGCGAGGCTAAGCAATATCTTAAGCGGTTAATTAGTGTGGACGAGTACAATGAAAGCGCTTATCGGGTATTGATGAAAATTTGTGGACGAACAGGCAAGGAAAGTGAAATTGTTGCGATTTATCATCAATTGGAACGGAAACTAACCAATGAGTTGGGGATTAAGACGGATGATCGAACGAAAGCCATTTATGAACGTGTTACGAGCCGAAAAATGTCTGAAAACTGGAGCTCTGAACAGTTAAGCGGTGAAGTCTTTTTCGGTCGTGATCAGGAACTAGGTTGGCTTAGGCATTGGGTAGAGACTTTTTTGAAGGGGCAAAAGACTAAGCAATTAGCGATTTTGCATGGAGAACAAGGGGTTGGTAAGAGTGCGATTGTTACGCGTTTATTAGAAAAGGTACCGCTAACAGGTACCTTACTGCTGCGTACGCAGTGTTATCAGGCCGAAGTGAATTATCCTTACAAAGTATGGAGTAGCGTATTTTTACAAGTGATGGCTATTCTAACTAAGGAACAAGTGGCTGTCCCGACACTATGGCGGCAAGTGATATCATACATATTTCCAGCTGTTGCAGACAGTGAGGATTTTACGTTACCAAACCTGATTTCTAATGTACACATGATTCAGCCGACGATGATTGAGGAAATCATGTGTGGATTATTGGGTAAGCTAGCGGAATTGAAGAAGATTATTCTTGTTGTGGAAGATATTCAGTGGATGGACAGCCAAGGTTTATTAGTGTTGAAAAACTTTCTTCGCATGTATCCGTCCCAGACGATTGCTATGGCGACTTGCCGCAGCGAATATCTTGATTCGTTTGATGGACTGATGGGGGAGTGGGAGAAAAACGGATTAATCGAATGGTTGGCAGTAGAGCGTTTTAGTCCAGAATCTGTTGCGGAATTTTCCAAGCTAATGTTTCCAGCAAAGCGGATAAAACCTGAGCTTCTGCATAAATTGTACGATTATACTGAGGGAAATGCCTTATTTTTGGTCGAGTGTTTTAAATTGATTCAAATGGGCCAAGACATTAGGCGGTTATCCTCGCGTTTGCAAAGTGTGTTAAAAGAACGAGTAAGCGGTCTTTCTGAAAACGGAAGAAAAGTCTTGGATATGACTTCGGCCTTTTTTCGTGATGCTACGTATGAAGAATTAGTTGCTGTCTGTGGTCTGAATGAATTCGATCTTGTGGAAGCCATTGAGGAGCTTCAGCAGAAAAAATTAGTCCTAGAAATCAATGTACCCGAACGGCGAGGTCCAATCTATCAGTTTTGCCACGGTTTGATTAGAGAGTATGTTTATTCTCAGATGTCATTATCGCGTCAGAAAATGATTCATTATCGGATTGGGGTGCATCTGGAAAAACTAATTAGTGTTGATTTTAGAGCGCGGGGCTTATATTTTGCTGTGCGCTATCATTATTTGCAAGCTGGCGAAAAATTGAAAGTCTTGGAATACACCATTAAGATAGCTGAAAAATATTCCTGCCCTCATTATGAAATGTATCCGGAGTTGAGTGATTATCCGATGTATTGCAATGAAGGCCTGAGTCAAAGGTTACAGATTACGGAACATTTAGAGCAGATTGAAAGTCTCATTACTTGTCTGAAAGAAGAAGTGGAAGGCGAAGAACGGCTCAGTCGGTTTAAGGCTGCCTATTTGGAAATGTTAGGTCGCTATTATATTTGGAAGGGTGAACACCGTAAAGGAATTAAGGCAATACACCAGTTGTTGCGGCTGGCGACCGTGAAGGACTATTTAGACTATCAGATCAAGGGATATCAGCAAGTTATCTATTGCGGAATTCAGATCCGTAATTCTAAACTTATCGAGCGATTTGCCGATGCCCTTTTTAAGAAAGCCCATGAAGCGAACATGAAAGAACGAATGGCAGCGGCACTTCGGTTTAAAGGACTTGCCGCTGCGTTACAGAATGAAAAATTTGTGGCGGAACAATATTATCGACAATCGATAATGCTGTTTAAACGCTTAAATGTTGGACAGGGAACGTATGCGATTCATATTGCGGCTGCGTACAATTATATTGGCGATTTACGACATATGGATCGTCATCATCTGGAGGCATTAAGTTATTATGAGAAGGCCATTCATTTATACGGACAACGCTATATTGGTGAAGGACTTTCAATTGTTTACATTAATGCGGGGTATACAGCATTTCAATTGGGGGATTATGTCAAAGCATGCCAGTATCTTGCAGGCGCGTTGAATGATGGCAATCAGCAGCAAGGTTACTGGCGGTTGCGAAGTTATTGTACGCTCAATTGTGTTCAGGCTCTTATCGCAGTTAGAGAACAGCGTCTGCAGGAAGGACGACATTATCTGGAAAAAGCCGATGATTTCTTTGTTAAATATCATGATTTATATCAAGCCGGAATTGTTTTGCGAACGAAAGCGGAGATTCGTAGTGCAATGGGCAGGGATGAAAAAGTTCGAACTTTTTTTGAGGATTATTTGACGTTATCTATGCAGGAATATTATCGGCAAGGCAAGGCGATATTTGAAAAACTGGGTAATGGCTATGAGTTGGAATCGCTTGATGTGATTGTTTAA
- a CDS encoding 3-oxoacid CoA-transferase subunit B yields MDAKEMIARRAAQELSNGEVVNLGFGIPTAVANFLPEGVEVLFESENGALVFGGAPKLGDDDPDVGNAGGLPITMIPGSSCFDLATSFCIIRGGHVGTTILGALQVDQEGSIANWATPVAPGKYIPGMGGAMDLVIGAKKVVATLIHTVKGKSKILRKCTLPITGKSCVSKIITEKCVFEVIPQGLVLTEIAEGITVDELRSCTEADFTVASEIKPYQL; encoded by the coding sequence ATGGATGCAAAAGAAATGATTGCTCGGAGAGCTGCACAAGAACTTAGCAATGGAGAAGTTGTCAATTTAGGATTTGGTATTCCTACAGCTGTTGCTAATTTTTTACCAGAAGGTGTGGAAGTACTCTTTGAATCAGAAAATGGGGCACTCGTTTTTGGAGGTGCACCAAAATTAGGAGATGACGATCCGGATGTTGGCAATGCTGGGGGTCTTCCGATTACCATGATTCCTGGTTCGTCTTGTTTTGATTTGGCAACATCTTTCTGTATTATTCGCGGCGGCCATGTGGGAACAACGATTTTGGGGGCCTTGCAAGTCGATCAGGAAGGCAGTATTGCCAATTGGGCTACGCCAGTTGCTCCCGGGAAATACATTCCTGGCATGGGTGGGGCTATGGATTTGGTTATTGGAGCTAAAAAGGTTGTTGCCACTTTGATTCATACCGTAAAAGGAAAATCAAAAATTCTTAGGAAATGCACTCTTCCTATTACCGGAAAAAGTTGTGTGTCAAAAATCATTACGGAAAAGTGCGTTTTCGAAGTAATTCCGCAAGGTCTTGTCCTTACAGAAATAGCAGAAGGCATAACGGTTGATGAATTGCGTAGTTGTACTGAAGCTGACTTTACGGTTGCTTCTGAAATAAAGCCCTATCAATTATAA
- a CDS encoding helix-turn-helix domain-containing protein, translating into MNESFRITYVNSDQVVTRECIMAKIWGYNSDVDVASIDIYIHFLRTKISISNARTVRGIVYCLQENTDVS; encoded by the coding sequence TTGAATGAATCTTTTAGAATTACTTATGTTAACTCTGACCAAGTAGTAACAAGAGAATGTATTATGGCAAAAATCTGGGGCTATAATTCAGACGTTGATGTTGCAAGTATTGACATATATATTCATTTCTTACGGACAAAAATTAGCATTTCTAATGCCCGTACAGTTCGCGGTATAGTTTATTGTTTACAGGAGAATACAGATGTTTCATAA
- a CDS encoding sensor histidine kinase, whose amino-acid sequence MFHKLRLKLTLVNASIILMLFILLIVGAYYFLQFDMNRHADFLTRKIMSDIQSGRIKDIPQHPGKESEFPARLQEGLPEGPLPPGPPPLLGPLLGAILGPQPGLSHGQNFFFVESASSGDIIFKSSVQQLSPDRLAVLTTTTLQTAALQGTVTFDQIPYSYLKSSLNAETETFILFRDLSPEVNMQRNLLTALIIVGAICSLLSFVVSFFMANWAMIPIQKAWQQQKNFLSDASHELRTPLTIIQTNLDIVRRSPDETVSCLSKWVDNIQQECVYMAKLVDSLLFLARTDSQQQTLDKQLFIFNSALMQAVVSFETVAAEKELSLEVSEDVLIQCYGDEARIRQVIGILLDNAIRHTSVGGKILVSLVQVDTKALVTVADSGEGIESEYLEKIFDRFYQVDSSRSRGGAGLGLALAKEIIESHGGVINVSSIPGTGTTFRIWIPLLAH is encoded by the coding sequence ATGTTTCATAAATTACGTCTTAAGCTTACTTTGGTAAATGCGTCTATCATTTTGATGCTGTTTATTTTGCTTATTGTCGGTGCGTACTATTTTTTGCAATTCGATATGAATAGGCATGCAGATTTTTTGACACGGAAAATAATGTCAGATATACAATCAGGCCGGATTAAAGATATACCTCAACATCCTGGTAAAGAGTCCGAATTCCCAGCAAGGTTACAAGAAGGACTACCGGAAGGACCGCTACCACCAGGACCACCACCCTTATTGGGGCCATTGTTAGGAGCAATACTCGGTCCTCAACCAGGTCTGTCACATGGACAAAATTTCTTTTTTGTTGAATCAGCTTCTTCAGGTGATATAATTTTTAAGTCATCCGTTCAACAGCTTAGTCCAGATCGTCTGGCAGTTCTCACTACAACCACTCTTCAGACTGCTGCTCTTCAAGGAACAGTAACGTTCGATCAAATTCCATATTCTTATCTAAAGTCTTCTTTGAATGCTGAAACGGAAACGTTTATTCTTTTTCGTGATTTGTCGCCAGAAGTAAATATGCAGCGAAATTTGTTGACCGCCTTAATTATTGTTGGTGCTATTTGTTCACTCCTGTCTTTTGTAGTTAGCTTTTTTATGGCTAATTGGGCCATGATTCCTATACAAAAGGCTTGGCAACAGCAAAAAAATTTCTTGTCTGATGCTTCCCATGAATTGCGAACACCTCTGACTATTATACAAACCAATCTCGATATTGTAAGGCGATCTCCTGATGAAACTGTGTCCTGTTTGAGCAAATGGGTGGATAACATTCAGCAAGAATGTGTATATATGGCGAAACTTGTTGATTCTTTGCTTTTTTTAGCCAGGACCGATTCGCAGCAACAGACGCTCGATAAACAACTGTTTATTTTTAATTCAGCGCTTATGCAGGCCGTTGTCTCTTTTGAAACAGTTGCTGCGGAAAAGGAATTATCGCTCGAAGTATCAGAGGATGTTCTCATTCAATGTTATGGAGACGAAGCAAGGATTAGGCAAGTCATTGGTATATTATTGGATAATGCCATTCGGCATACTTCAGTTGGCGGTAAAATATTAGTTTCTCTGGTACAAGTAGATACAAAAGCCTTGGTGACTGTTGCTGACTCTGGCGAGGGAATAGAATCGGAGTATCTGGAGAAAATTTTTGATCGCTTCTATCAAGTAGATAGTTCTCGGAGTAGAGGGGGTGCCGGTTTAGGACTGGCTCTTGCTAAAGAAATCATCGAAAGTCATGGTGGAGTAATCAATGTATCGAGTATTCCCGGTACGGGAACTACTTTCAGAATATGGATTCCTTTACTAGCACATTAA
- the hutI gene encoding imidazolonepropionase, whose protein sequence is MSLLVIKHAAELVTCHGLAPKFGSAMNDIGIIPDGAVVIENGIIKAVGTTSDILAQVDDELCQVIDASGKCVMPGFVDSHTHFIFGGYRPEEFFWRLKGAPYLEILERGGGILSTVQATRNTSKTELKKIGAKRLADMLAMGVTTVEGKSGYGLNCGTELQQLEVMSELSNEQAVEVVPTFLGAHAIPPEFCGKTEEYVSFIIKEALPAVAKQGIANFCDVFCEQGVFSIDQSRRILQAAQELGMKAKLHADEIIALGGAELAGELQAISADHLLQASDAGIAALAEHHVVATVLPTTTFCLQESYARARKMIDSGAAVALATDYNPGSCFSFSIPLVSALAAVQLKMTPAEIITALTINGAAAVGRGDKIGSLECGKQADIVILEYPSHLFLPYHAGINIIDKVIKKGQVVIDNQRDKTV, encoded by the coding sequence ATGAGTTTACTGGTTATTAAACATGCTGCTGAATTAGTCACCTGTCATGGGTTGGCTCCGAAGTTTGGATCAGCGATGAATGACATTGGTATTATTCCGGATGGTGCAGTTGTTATTGAAAATGGGATAATTAAAGCTGTGGGTACTACTTCCGATATTTTAGCGCAAGTAGACGATGAACTGTGTCAAGTTATTGATGCATCAGGAAAATGTGTCATGCCGGGCTTTGTTGATTCCCATACTCATTTTATTTTTGGCGGCTATCGACCGGAAGAATTTTTCTGGCGTCTCAAAGGAGCACCTTATTTAGAAATCTTAGAACGAGGCGGCGGTATCTTAAGTACTGTTCAAGCTACGCGAAATACTAGCAAGACGGAACTGAAAAAAATCGGGGCTAAACGTTTGGCTGATATGCTGGCGATGGGAGTTACGACAGTGGAAGGTAAAAGCGGTTATGGATTAAATTGCGGCACGGAACTGCAGCAGTTGGAAGTAATGTCTGAATTAAGTAATGAACAGGCTGTCGAAGTGGTGCCAACTTTTTTGGGTGCCCATGCGATTCCACCGGAGTTTTGTGGGAAGACGGAAGAATATGTATCTTTTATTATTAAAGAAGCTTTACCTGCTGTAGCTAAACAAGGGATTGCTAATTTTTGCGATGTGTTTTGTGAACAAGGAGTTTTTTCAATTGATCAGTCGCGCAGAATTCTGCAGGCAGCGCAAGAGTTGGGTATGAAAGCCAAGCTACATGCTGATGAAATTATTGCGCTGGGCGGAGCGGAGTTAGCTGGTGAATTGCAGGCTATATCAGCAGATCATTTGCTGCAAGCGTCTGATGCGGGTATAGCAGCCCTTGCCGAGCATCATGTAGTGGCTACGGTATTACCGACAACAACATTTTGTTTGCAGGAATCTTATGCGCGCGCAAGAAAGATGATTGATAGCGGAGCGGCTGTTGCTTTAGCGACTGATTATAATCCTGGCAGCTGCTTCAGTTTTTCCATTCCTCTAGTGTCGGCTTTAGCTGCAGTTCAGCTCAAAATGACTCCCGCTGAGATTATAACGGCTTTGACAATTAATGGTGCTGCAGCCGTAGGCAGAGGGGATAAGATAGGAAGTTTAGAATGTGGAAAACAAGCTGACATCGTTATACTCGAGTATCCTTCTCATTTATTTTTGCCTTATCATGCAGGTATCAATATTATTGATAAAGTGATTAAAAAGGGACAAGTGGTGATTGATAACCAGCGAGATAAGACAGTGTAG
- a CDS encoding urocanate hydratase yields the protein MFMDNRNVAEAMVIKLDNVLPEMPLFDGDIRRAPDRGFRLTPDQTKVALKNALRYVPEELHAVLAPEFMEELRTRGRIYAYRYRPQEKIYGKPIDEYQGNCTEGKAFQVMIDNNLDPAVALYPYELVTYGETGSVFQNWLQYQLTKKYLKVMTDQQTLVLESGHPLGLFPSKPEAPRVVITNALMVGMFDDQNSWEIAEQMGVANYGQMTAGGWMYIGPQGIVHGTFNTLINAGRKRLGIAPDGDLRGQLFVSSGLGGMSGAQPKAIEITGGVGIIAEVDYSRIKTRYDQGWVSKISDNLAEVFQLAEEYRAKKQPISIAYYGNVVDLLEYAVKNHKFIPLLSDQTSCHAAYDGGYCPQGLSFAERTQLLATNRQQFCKQVNQSLKHHFQLIKTLVKRGTYFFDYGNAFMKAVFDAGVTEISKNGCDEREGFIFPSYVEDIMGPELFDYGYGPFRWVCLSGKPEDLHKTDIAAMACIDPNRRGQDRDNYHWIRDAEKNQLVIGTQARILYQDAEGRLKIALKFNEMVRKGEIGPVMLGRDHHDVSGTDSPFRETANIKDGSNVMADMAVQCFVGNAARGMSLVALHNGGGVGIGKSINGGFGMVLDGSNRVDETLRSAMLWDVMGGVARRSWARNEHSIETIVEFNQNYAGKAHVTLPYIPDEKLIDDVVIRSFRLKESKESDNEV from the coding sequence ATGTTTATGGATAATCGTAATGTTGCGGAGGCTATGGTTATTAAATTAGATAATGTATTGCCGGAAATGCCGTTATTTGACGGAGATATTCGGCGAGCTCCTGACAGAGGTTTTCGACTAACGCCGGATCAGACGAAGGTAGCATTAAAAAATGCGTTGCGGTATGTGCCGGAAGAACTTCATGCCGTATTGGCGCCGGAGTTTATGGAAGAACTGCGCACGCGGGGACGAATCTACGCTTATCGTTATCGGCCCCAGGAAAAAATTTATGGCAAACCGATTGATGAATATCAGGGAAATTGCACGGAAGGGAAAGCTTTTCAGGTCATGATTGATAATAATCTGGACCCGGCTGTTGCGCTGTATCCTTACGAACTAGTTACGTACGGAGAAACGGGCAGTGTGTTTCAAAACTGGCTGCAGTATCAACTGACTAAAAAATATTTGAAAGTCATGACAGATCAGCAGACGTTAGTTCTTGAGTCTGGTCATCCATTGGGCTTGTTTCCGTCCAAACCGGAAGCCCCACGAGTTGTTATTACCAATGCTTTGATGGTTGGTATGTTTGATGACCAGAATAGCTGGGAAATTGCGGAACAGATGGGAGTAGCCAATTATGGACAAATGACGGCGGGCGGTTGGATGTATATTGGGCCACAGGGCATTGTGCACGGTACGTTTAATACGCTAATTAATGCAGGACGCAAACGGCTGGGCATTGCGCCTGATGGAGATCTGCGAGGACAGCTGTTTGTATCTTCTGGGTTGGGCGGTATGAGTGGTGCTCAGCCGAAAGCCATTGAAATTACCGGTGGTGTCGGAATTATTGCGGAAGTTGATTATTCGCGTATTAAAACTCGTTATGATCAAGGCTGGGTAAGTAAAATTTCTGATAATCTTGCTGAAGTCTTTCAATTAGCTGAGGAATATCGAGCCAAAAAGCAGCCGATTTCCATTGCTTATTACGGAAATGTAGTGGATCTATTAGAATATGCCGTTAAAAATCATAAATTCATTCCGTTATTGTCTGACCAGACCTCGTGTCATGCGGCTTATGATGGCGGCTATTGTCCACAGGGACTGAGTTTTGCCGAGCGGACACAGTTATTAGCTACCAATCGGCAACAGTTTTGTAAGCAAGTAAATCAAAGTCTCAAACATCATTTTCAATTGATAAAAACCCTAGTGAAGCGCGGTACGTATTTTTTTGATTATGGTAATGCCTTTATGAAAGCAGTGTTTGATGCCGGTGTAACGGAAATTTCTAAAAATGGCTGTGATGAGCGGGAGGGTTTTATTTTTCCATCCTACGTCGAGGATATTATGGGACCAGAGCTATTTGATTACGGGTATGGTCCGTTTCGCTGGGTCTGTTTGAGCGGTAAACCTGAAGATCTTCATAAGACGGATATTGCGGCTATGGCCTGTATTGATCCGAACCGTCGCGGTCAGGACAGAGATAATTATCATTGGATTCGTGATGCTGAAAAGAACCAACTTGTTATAGGAACGCAGGCACGTATTTTGTATCAAGATGCTGAAGGAAGATTGAAAATTGCACTTAAATTTAATGAAATGGTTCGTAAAGGAGAAATTGGTCCTGTCATGCTGGGACGAGATCATCATGATGTGAGTGGAACAGATTCTCCCTTTAGAGAAACAGCCAATATTAAAGATGGCAGCAATGTTATGGCAGATATGGCTGTACAGTGTTTTGTGGGCAATGCAGCGCGCGGCATGAGCTTAGTGGCATTACACAATGGTGGCGGTGTGGGGATTGGTAAGTCGATTAATGGCGGTTTCGGGATGGTGCTTGATGGGAGTAACCGAGTTGATGAAACATTACGGTCCGCTATGCTATGGGATGTCATGGGAGGAGTCGCTCGGCGTTCTTGGGCTCGAAATGAACATTCTATTGAAACAATTGTCGAGTTTAATCAGAATTATGCTGGTAAAGCTCATGTGACGTTGCCTTATATTCCTGATGAGAAGTTAATTGATGATGTAGTTATTCGGTCTTTTAGATTGAAGGAGTCAAAAGAAAGTGACAATGAGGTGTGA
- a CDS encoding CoA transferase subunit A: MNKVMDLDQVIEKIHDGATILFGGFCGVGSALTCIDKIVNTGVRDLTLISIVTSYPGGKFDLAPLFSNRQVKKYICAHVGTCPEAIEALKQGEFEIEYFPMGTLIEKVRAAGAGLGGVLTPTGIGTLVEEGKEKTIVDGIEYLFEKPLHADFAFIKGFRADKWGNVEYRYAAINTNPTFAMAADYTVAEVNEIVEVGEISPERVGTPSVFVKAVVQGKTFEDHVKTYRDLWSRTGQLR; the protein is encoded by the coding sequence ATGAACAAAGTAATGGATTTAGATCAAGTTATTGAAAAAATTCATGATGGAGCTACTATTCTTTTTGGCGGATTTTGCGGTGTGGGCTCAGCTCTGACGTGTATTGACAAGATTGTCAATACAGGAGTTAGAGATCTTACTCTCATCTCTATTGTTACCAGTTATCCCGGTGGCAAATTTGACTTAGCCCCCTTGTTTTCTAATCGGCAAGTAAAAAAATATATTTGTGCCCATGTGGGCACCTGTCCTGAAGCTATTGAGGCTTTAAAGCAGGGAGAATTCGAAATCGAATATTTTCCGATGGGCACTCTGATTGAAAAGGTCAGGGCGGCTGGTGCCGGTTTGGGCGGAGTATTGACCCCCACTGGTATTGGGACACTAGTTGAAGAAGGAAAGGAAAAGACCATAGTTGACGGTATAGAATATCTTTTTGAAAAGCCGCTTCATGCCGATTTTGCCTTTATAAAAGGTTTCCGGGCTGATAAATGGGGTAACGTTGAATATAGATATGCCGCAATTAACACAAATCCAACCTTTGCCATGGCTGCTGACTATACAGTTGCAGAAGTGAATGAGATTGTCGAAGTCGGAGAGATTTCTCCAGAACGTGTTGGCACTCCGTCTGTGTTTGTCAAAGCTGTTGTTCAAGGTAAGACTTTTGAAGACCATGTAAAAACTTATCGGGATTTATGGTCTCGTACTGGGCAATTAAGGTAG
- a CDS encoding FprA family A-type flavoprotein → MYCVRNITEDLYWVGGNDRRLALFENIHPIQRGVSYNSYLLLDEKTVLFDTVDWSICRQFLENIKVVLGDRTLDYMVINHMEPDHAACIEEIILRYPNVKVVCTEKASMFMYQFGFHIDGKVVEVKEGDTMSFGKHHVVFVSAPMIHWPEAMVTYDTTNGVLFSADAFGSFGALDGKLFNDEVNFDRDWIDEARRYYTNIVGKYGPHVQALLKKAGTIDIKMICPLHGPIWRNDFGYLLDKYDKWSRYEPEEKGVMIVYATMYGNTEAAANDLATRLVEKGMTNVVIYDVSKTHVSYLISETFKYSHVVLASVTYNLKIYPPMLNYIMDMKALNLQKRTFALIENGSWAPQSGKLMRELLNEMKEMTILDSEMTLNSSMKEEDGDSMDAIAESIIESMK, encoded by the coding sequence ATGTATTGTGTTCGAAATATAACTGAGGATCTTTATTGGGTTGGGGGCAACGACCGTCGTCTTGCTTTGTTTGAAAACATTCATCCCATTCAACGAGGTGTTTCCTACAACTCTTATCTACTTTTAGATGAGAAGACAGTACTTTTTGATACGGTAGACTGGTCAATTTGCCGTCAGTTCCTTGAGAATATTAAAGTAGTTCTAGGTGATAGGACTTTAGATTACATGGTAATCAACCATATGGAGCCGGATCATGCAGCATGTATTGAAGAGATTATTCTTCGTTATCCAAATGTAAAAGTTGTATGTACCGAAAAAGCTTCAATGTTTATGTATCAGTTCGGTTTTCATATCGATGGCAAAGTAGTAGAGGTTAAAGAAGGAGATACAATGTCCTTTGGAAAACATCATGTTGTATTTGTGTCTGCTCCAATGATACATTGGCCAGAAGCTATGGTGACATATGATACTACCAACGGCGTACTATTTTCCGCTGATGCCTTCGGTTCTTTCGGCGCTTTGGATGGTAAGCTATTTAATGATGAAGTGAACTTTGACCGGGATTGGATTGACGAGGCCAGAAGGTATTATACAAATATTGTTGGAAAGTATGGTCCTCATGTTCAGGCTCTTTTAAAGAAGGCCGGCACGATTGATATCAAAATGATCTGCCCACTACATGGACCGATATGGCGTAACGATTTCGGGTACTTGTTAGATAAGTATGATAAGTGGAGTCGTTATGAGCCTGAGGAAAAGGGTGTAATGATCGTTTATGCAACAATGTACGGAAATACAGAGGCCGCTGCCAACGATTTGGCAACAAGGTTAGTGGAAAAGGGAATGACAAATGTGGTTATATATGACGTTTCAAAAACTCATGTCTCCTATTTGATTTCTGAGACATTCAAATATAGTCATGTGGTTCTTGCTTCCGTAACCTACAACTTGAAGATTTATCCGCCAATGCTGAATTATATAATGGATATGAAGGCCTTAAATCTTCAAAAACGTACTTTCGCTCTTATAGAAAATGGCTCATGGGCTCCACAATCCGGCAAATTAATGCGTGAGCTTTTGAATGAGATGAAAGAAATGACTATCTTAGACAGTGAGATGACATTGAACTCCAGTATGAAAGAAGAGGATGGGGATTCAATGGACGCTATTGCTGAGAGCATTATCGAGTCAATGAAGTAA